A section of the Suncus etruscus isolate mSunEtr1 chromosome X, mSunEtr1.pri.cur, whole genome shotgun sequence genome encodes:
- the TCEAL1 gene encoding transcription elongation factor A protein-like 1 — protein sequence MDKSCLENEQAQRTAAPEDDLPPKESSSEEQSSEEEEDDDDEEELEEEEKEEEEEEFSPEDLLPELLPEILVSEERPVLERLSRKELFEARPPMEQPPCRVGKHKLEEGNFKERLARSRPQFSGDIHGRHLSNEEMIKVAEDMEEMKRVRNKMMIMHWKARRNRPYPI from the coding sequence ATGGACAAATCCTGCCTAGAAAACGAGCAGGCCCAGAGAACGGCCGCTCCGGAGGACGATCTGCCTCCCAAGGAGTCCTCTTCGGAAGAGCAATcctcagaggaggaggaggacgacgaCGACGAGGAAGAgctggaggaagaggaaaaggaagaagaggaagaagaattctCTCCCGAGGATCTCCTTCCGGAGCTCCTTCCAGAGATACTGGTCTCGGAGGAGCGCCCGGTTCTCGAGCGCCTTTCTAGGAAGGAACTTTTTGAGGCGCGCCCCCCCATGGAGCAGCCTCCGTGCCGAGTGGGGAAGCACAAGCTGGAAGAAGGCAATTTTAAAGAACGGTTGGCTCGCTCTCGCCCCCAGTTTTCGGGAGACATCCACGGTCGGCATTTAAGCAACGAGGAGATGATAAAGGTAGCCGAGGacatggaagaaatgaaaagggtgcgAAACAAAATGATGATCATGCATTGGAAGGCAAGACGGAACCGTCCTTACCCCATTTAA